CGCCTCCGGGGCGCTGGTCATGCTTTGCAAGGCCTTCGTCGAATCTTGGTCTTGGCTCGCCGCCAAGGCGGGCCCCGCGCTGAGCGCGAGGAGCAAGGTTAAGCTCAAAAAATTGTACTTATACACAGGGACCTCCTTCCGGTCTTCACTTCAGATTTCATGGACTTATCATACTTGTTCCACAAGGGGAAGCAGGATGTCATCCCGAGCGTAACGAGGGATCCCTGCGAAGTATATTTTCGTAAAACATCCTCCGCAGGGATTCCTCGTCGCTTTGCTCCTCGGAATGACAAAAAAAATGCCCCAGTGTGAACTGGGGCAATGGTAGGCATTTGATGGTGCAATCAGATGCCGAGGAATTTTATGAGGGCTTGAAAAAGTCTTTCACGAAGTCGCTGGCGTCGGATTCGTCGACTTCCCAGAGCGGGCCGACTTTGGGAGGCGGAGTTTTTTCCTTGTTGCGGTCTTGGCCGGAGACCGGCTGAGTTTCCAGGTCTTCCTTGGTAAAATCTTCGAAGAAGTCGGATTTGTCGCGTTTGGGATTGGTCCAAGTCATGGAGTGCTCTTTCCTTCCTCTGATATGAAGAATTCGTGCATAAAATAGGCCATGGAGGCCCATTGAGCGCTCTTATAGAATAATTTAATAAAAACAATAGTTTGAATGGAGATTCGGGCAACGCTGGAAACGCCAAGAAGCCCTGAATTGAGGGGCATACTCCACAATTGGCAAAAAATCTGAGGTCCCTACCCTCCAAATTCAACCAATTTGGTACAGGAATTTGAGCCTTGGGCGGGCCAAATCGGGCGTGTAAACGGCCTCTCACCCCTTCTTCAGGGGTCAAGAGGGCGAAATTGGGGTCTTCCAACCCCGACTCAAGGTTTCGAATTCCAATGAATATTTCGCCCCTTTCACAACACCTTAGAACGCCGCGGCGAAAATAGAGGGTAGAGGGCTTGGGCCGGCGGGGGCGTAAGCATAGCTTTCTTTCTATTCCCCTTCCGACAAAACAAAATCCGTGGCTGGACAATGAAACCCAAGGGTTTCAAAATGCTTAGGGGCGGTTCCATTCCTCCCAAGCGCTCAGGAGAATAGAATTCATGAGTAATCCGATTAAGAATAATCAGACTCCTCCCACTTCGAACGATCCCTACTCCAAGAGCTACGGCAACGATCCTTATGGCGGCGATTATGGCAGCGGCGGTTACGACCCCGGCATGGGCGACAACGGCGCGGTCCCGCCCGATAGCTATTCCGGCTACGAGGACATGAATTACGGCGACTACGGCGACTTCAGCGACATGAACGGAGACTTTGAGGTCGAGGGCGGCGACGAGGGTTATGGCGACGACGCCGGCATGGGCGCCGGCGGCCCGATCACCGAAGCTTCGGTCCGCGCCATGTTGCGCGACCTTCAGGGCACCCTTTCGGAAGATGACTACCGCGCCTTCCAAGGCCGCATCAATGCCACCACCGGCATGAGCCCGGAGCGGGCGGCGGCCGAGCTCCAAGCGATCGCCGAAGAGCTCAACATGATCGCCAATCCCCAAGAGTCGGTGGACGGCATGGTGGGCGAGGATGGCGAGCCGGTAAACAATGAAGCGCACGCCAAGTCCGTCGAAGAGTTCAAGGATGAGCTCGAGGACTATCGCGACGACGTCATGGACATGGAGAATCTGACCGAGGCCGAGAAGACCGAATACTGCGGCGCCATCGACCGGATGATCAATGACATCGAGCTCGCCGAGAAGGATCCGGCCCGCTTGGCCGATATCGACGTCGAAGGGATGCGCGAGGAGCTCAACGAGCTCAAGACCGGCGTCGACGGCAGCAACCTGCACTCCCAGGGCGTCAAGGGCTTGGCCGAGCTGGCCGGCATGACTCCCGAAGAGCTCGCTGCCAAGGCCGAAGCCTCGGGCATCAGCTTGGACAACCTCTCGCTGCCGCCTCCGATGGAGCTCTTCGACTTCCTCAAGGAGATTTCGCCGGAGCTTAAGACCAAGCTCGAGGCCGTGGAAACCGCGGCGAACGAACGAGCTAAGTTCTACGAGGACAACAAATACGCTGCCGACTCCATAAACTCTTCCAACACCCGCAGCACTACCGACGGCGACAACAGCGACACAACGGCGTGGCAAAATCTCTATGATTTGAAATACCATCAAGACGATAAAAGCAAAGCCGTTATGGATGCAATGAAAGCGGTTACGGAAACCTTGACCCCGCTTTTGGAAGCACTTTACCCGGGGCAAGATGTTAAACCGGTTGAAGTTTCCGGATATAGCGGCTGGGAATTGACCCACCAACAATACCTAGTAGCCGATCAAATTAGCATTGGCGGCACGGTCATTGACCTATTCAGCGACCTTGACGGAAAAATCTCTCCCTCCACCACGCTTACCGAGAGCGAAATCAACATTGAAATACCGTCCATCAAGTATGACAACGAGGGCGACGGACAATGGAAACCGCCGGATCTGCAAACCTTCGGAGATCCACAAGTCGGAAAATCCAATTATGATTCCGACGCCGGATAACGCGGCGAACCGCTAAATTTAAATTCTGGTTGGAAAATACGCTCTTACCTTGCTGAGCTCGGCATTTTTTTCGACTGCTTGCCGAAAGACCAGGCTTCTTTTTTTGACGGTCATATGAACCGCGGGCTCCGGACGAGCGGCTGGCGAGAAAAGAACAATGTCGCCCTTCTCTGCCAACCGATTCGCTATTTCAACGGCCGTTTCCAGATTTTCGGACATGAGTATCTGAGTGGAGCCCTCCCAATGCTTCCGGAAATGTTCCCGGTTCATGCCAAAAACAACGAGGGCCTTTGCCTTCTTGGCGATAGTGTCCTTGAGCATCCAATATAGCTGGTGTTCCATATATTCCCCTCCGGCAATCAATATGACTTTGCCGTCCGGGAATGTTTGCAGACTTTTCAAAGTGGCGATCGCGTTGGAAGACCTGGCGTCGCTATAATAAGCCACCCCTCCGATCTTCGTTATCAGCTCTACGCGATCGGGCAAAGGAGCCACGGTTTCGATTGTTTTACGGATGATCTCGTCGGGAATACCGCAAATTTTTGCCACCAGAACGGCAGCGGCCAAGTTTTCGATGTTATGCGGCCCGGGAAAAGAAAATCGCTCTAATCTATACTTAGATTCATTACCCTTCCCGTCGCGGAACCGCAAAGAGTTACCTCGAGAACGGTAAAAAATACCTACCTCAAGCTCCTCATACACCGAGAATCGCAAAGCTTTCGCCTTGGACCCAACCTCTCGAATGATCTCCTGAATTTCATGAGATGCTTGATGCACCAGGAAGTCATCTTCACCCTGCCCGGAAAAGATTTTCGATTTGGCCAACCCGTAGCTCCTCATCGAGTCATGCCTATCGGAATGCCCGGGATATAGATTCAAGAATACCGCGATATGAGGCCGAAACCTTTCGGTCTCGCGGAGCCGAGCGCTGCTCAATTCCAGCAGCACATAGTCATATGGAGTTTTCTCACACAAAGACTGGGCAAAGTCCACGTGGTCCCCGCCCGCCGTCAATACCTTCTTGCCGCCGGCCTCAAGGAAGGCCTTCACCAGATGGATGGTGGTGGATTTGCCATTGGAACCGGTGATGGCGATGATGGGACGTGTATAAAAGTGTGAGGCCAGCTCCAAATCGGTAAGAAAGGTCTTTCCCGCAGCTCTTAAAGGATCGGTGACTTCATGATAGTGATAGCCGCCGGAAGTGAGAATGACATAGTCTTGGCTTTCAAGTGCCTGCCGCGTGGGACTTTCAACAAACAACTCATAGCTAACGGTTTTTAGCTCTGCCCGGATTCGCTTTAGATCGTTCTCGGTGGCGACGCCATAGGCCTGAACTTTGGCACCCTGCGCCGCTAAAAAACGAATTGCCGCAACCCCTGCATCCATCAAGCCCAGGACCGCGACCCTTTTTCCCTTTAAAACCAACATCCAAAAAAAATACCCAAAAAACCATGGAGTTACAATATAATTCCCCAGTGCTGTCCTATACTCTCATGGAACTGCTAGGCCGGGGTTCCTATTTCGAAATTTACACAGTTCAGAATGACGGAGGCGTCAGGGCCCTAAAAAGGCCGAAGCCTTCCTTAAAAGACGATCCCAACGTTCGGCGAATGCTTCAAACCGAAGCTAAGGTCCTGCAGGCGCTGGAGGGGAACCCTCGCTTTCCAAAAATCTTCCAAGTCGGAGAGGATTCAAGCGGACCTTTTATCTTAATGGAAAGACTCCGCGGAAACAACTTGCAACAGGTCATAGAGCAAAACAAGAAATGCAATACCCCATTCACGCCCCTGGAGGCTGCGAGCATTGCCCTTCAAATCGCCGAGGGCCTCAGCTCCCTTCACGGCTTGTCTTTATCCGATGGCCCGGTGATCCACGCCGATCTCAAGCCGCACAACATTATGCTCGAACTCGAAGGTGACATAAAAATTATCGATTTAACACTTGAAGGCGGAACCTTTGCCTATATGCCCCCTGAAAGAATGGATTCAAGAAAAATTGAAATTTCCGGGGACTTGTTCGCTTTCGGACTAATCCTCTACGAACTGCTCACCAACGAGGTTCTGATTCCCGACAGCACAAAAATGGAAATGTATTTTAAAATGAGGGATCTGCGGCGCAGCATCCCTTCTTTCCCTAATTTCATCCCAGAACCGCTCAGTGACATTATTCGAAAGAGTTTGAATGCGGGCCGGGAGGGCGGTTACTCGTCAGCATCAAGCATCGCTCGAGATTTAAACAGCTATCTCATCGGACACTCGCCTACGGGAATCATTAACAAGCCAACCCTATCGATGCCTCCCTCGATCTCAAAGCCTATAAAAAAAATCAGAGAATTTGGGAAAGTGATGCGGGCGAACGAGCAAGGGTATCTCACAAACGAATGCTCATGGAGACATATTCCCTCGGAATGGCGGCCTCTAATCGATGAGGTCCGAGGCGTCTATTTACGACATCTCGGAGCCAACTTACACAGTGTTTACATCAGGGGCTCCGTCGTAATGGGAACCGCTCATGCCGGGGAGTCCGATCTCGACAGCTTCGCGGTGGTTCATCGAGCGCCGGATCCATCGGATCTTCAATGGATGGAGGAATACGGGGAGCGTTTCCGGCTCAGTTTTCCGCTTTGTCGTTATGTCGAAATTCGTGTTTTACCGCTTCAAGAGCTGCTCAATTCTCTTGAATATCTATCGTGGCGCTTTACCTTGAAAATCCTCTCTCTTTGCATTCAAGGAGAAGATCTAAGCGCTCAATTACCAAATTTTCGGCCAAGTCGCGCGAACGGATTCTTCCTTTTTGGCAATATTTACGAAATCTTGGATACGGCTTCCCGGCGCTTGCGGAGCACTAGGGATGCAGATGAAATCGAAAAAATCTGCTCCTGGGTGATGAAGAAAATTCTTCGCACCGGATTCTCCCTGGTCATGGAAAAGGAGCAGGTTTTCACCCGGGACCTTTATCCCTCCTATGAGCTCTTTTCGAAGCACTACCCGGAGAAGAAGCCGGAAATGCGGCAGGCCTTGGAGTGGGCCGTCAATCCCACCGCGGACAAAGAGGCGCTAGGCCAATATCTCGGAGAATTCGGCGGCTGGTTGGGCAGAGAGTTCGGCAAAAAATAACCCTGAATTTCTCTCAGTCACGCTTTAGCAGCTTCTTGTAGATCGAAGCATTGAGCCGCTTCTGGTTGACTTGCTCGATGATCTCTTTCTTTCGGGCATCCTCGTGTTCAACCGGAACCAGCTCAAAATCCTCGGCCAACACCGGCAAGGCCGATGCGATCACTGCGCCCTTGCGGAGACGAACCTCCTCCTTGAGCGGATTCAGCACGATCGGTATATCCCGGTGCCAAAGGTCCGTGCGCACGAAGCCTTCCTCGATACGAAAGTCATCGTTGCGGTGCACCGCGGAGACAATGAACAAGCCCCAACCGGGCGGCGTCCACCAATAAATCCCCAACTTGAGGGTCACGCTGTGGCCCTGCTCGCGCTGCCAAGGGCTGGAGTAAGAAGGCGATTGGCTCAGATGCACCTTTCTCTCGAAAGCCTCCTCCGGGCTCTTGGGAATGAGTCCAGCGCCCGCGGGAAGCGGCAGCCACAGGTCGCTGAGCGGCATTTTCTTGCCTTCGCGCTCAGCCCAGGCATCCAGTCCCGTATTCGTCCGCCGGATCACATAATCTTCGTTCGATTTAAGCTGAATGCTGTAACGGGAAGCCTCCACCCAAGGCAGGCAATATGAAGGCGGCTTTCTCTCGCCATCCTGGCTGAGATTGAGAGTCTTGATTTCCGGGTCCAGGGCCGAGTCGCCGTTGAGGTTGAGAAATTCAATCTTCATTCTCCATTATTGGCCGCTTTCAGCCCTCGGCGGCAAATGAAATATGGATTACAAAATGAGAACTATTGACGTAATTCCCATCGAACAATAACATCACAAAATGCCACCTTTAACCGTCGACCGCGCTCTCGGGCAAGGGGGGATGGGCACGGTTTATTTGGCGCACGATTCCTCGGGAATCCCTTTCGCCGTCAAGGTTTTGAAGAACGGCTCGGAAGAGCTGCTGCGGATGTTCGAGTCCGAGGCCGGCATTCTCGCCAAGCTCCGCCATCCTCGGCTGGTCGCCATCGAGGGTTTCTCGAGAAGCGGCGACGTGACCGGACTTCCGCCCTCACCCTGCTTTTGGATGGAATACGTCGAGGGCCGGCCGCTGCTCGAAGCCAGCGCCGATGCCGGCTCCGATCAAATTTTGCAATGGCTCGAGGAAGGCCTCGAGGCCCTCCACTATCTCCATCATCAAGGCCTGCTGCACGGGGATCTCAAGCCGGCCAACCTCTTGGTCGACCGCCAGGGCCACCTCAAGTTGGTGGACTTTGGCTTGGCCAGTCTGACGAGCCGACTCTCGGCCCCGCAAGGAGCCCGGCCCGGGGGCTCCCTGCCCTACCTGGCCCCCGAGGCCGTCGAAGGCCGACGCAGCCCGGCCTCCGATCTCTTTTCACTCGGCACCGTTTTCTACCAAGCCTTGAGCGGAACGCATCCGCGCCAAGGCGCCAAGAACCTGAGCCAACTCTTTGCCGCCGACTTCCCCTCGCTCTCGAAAAAAATTCCCGACCTTCCGCGCCGGCCGGCTCGGGTCATCGAAAGGATGATCGAAGCCGACGCCGAACGCCGCCTCCAATCGGCCGGCGACGCGCTGGCGGCCCTGGGTGGCGAAGAACGGCCGGGCGACGAGGGCTCCGAGGAGTCTTTCCACTCCTTCGAAATGTTCGGCGCCGAAGAAGGCCGCGAGGCCTTTCGCCGGTTCCTCGCCGAGCGCTTGGAGAAAAACACCGGCGGCCTGGTTTTAGTTCACGGCATGAGCGGCGTCGGCAAAACACGCTGGATGCGCGAGGCCGCCATCGAGATGGGCTTGGCCGGGCTGAGCCCGAGCGGCTCCCGCCTCATTCACCATGCCGAAACCCTCAAGCCCGAGCAAATCGGCGAAATCTTCCGCTTGCTCCAGGAAGAGTCGTCCGCCCGGGTTCTGGTCCTCGAATATCACGAGGAGCGGCTGAGCCCCGAGCTCGCCGCTCTTTTCGCCTCCCTGACCGCCCGGCCCGACACGCTCGACATCCGCTTGAGCCATCTCGATTTCGCCGACACCGGACGCTTTTTGAAACAGGCCCTGAAAGCGGAAGTCCCCGGCAAGTTGGTCGAAGAGATTTTTTCCCGCACTCAAGGCAATCCGCGCCTGCTCACCGAAACCTGCCGCGATCTCCGGAGCAGCGGTCTCCTGGACCGCAAGCATCTCAATGCCGAAGCCCTGAGCCAAATTCAAATTCCCCAAGGCTTCGAGGAGATCTTTCAAGCCCGGCTTCGCAAAATCGACCCGCCCTTGCGCCGCTTGATCGAAACTCTGACCTTGTCGGCCGAAGGCGCGACCCCCGCCGAGTTGGCCGAGCTCGCGGCGAGCTCGGTCCGCGAGCTGCAACCGAGCTTGGAAACGCTGATGACCTTAGGCCTGATCAAGCTCAAGGACCGCGAGGGCCTGGAAGCCTACCAATTGGCCCATGCCGCCCTGGTCGATCCGATCCTGAGCGGCTTGAAGTCGGAGCGGCGGGAGCAAGGCCACCGCGATTGGATCGCCTTGCTGGAGCGGCGCCGGCCTCAGGCCTTCGCCGCCCTGGCCGCTCATGCCATGGAGCTGCCCAAGCATCCCCGAGCCGTCGAATGGGCCTTGAAAGCCAGCGAGGAGCTTTTCAAAGGCGAACGGTTTACCGAAGCCATCGCCTTGGCCGAGCGCGGCTTGCCCTTGGCTACGGAAAAAACCGCGCGCGACGCCCTGCTCCGGCTGCTCGCCAATGCCTATGGGCGCCAAGGGCATTTTTCCGATTCGATCCAATACATCGAGCGCTGGCATCGCGAAGGTCATGAAGACCCGCTGGGCAACAACGAGGTCAAATTCTGGTTGGCCAGCGGACTTTCCCACAAGAACCTGGGAAACCTCGAGGAAGCCCGGCGCCGCTTCGAGAACTGCATCGCCGGCGGCGATTCGGCCCAAGAGCCTCAAAGAGACTTCCTGGCCCGAGCTCATTCGCTGCTCGGCCAGCTCGATATCGAAGCCGGTGACGACGACTCCGCCGAATCTCACTTCGGCGAGGCTCTCCAGCTCTTGCCTCGGCCCGGCGTCCAGCGAGCCGAAGTCCTCAAGCACCAAGCCCAATTGCTGGCCAAGCGCGGCCGTTGGAGCGAGGCGCTGAACCTGCTCGACCTAGCCGGAAAAATGTATGAAGAGGCCGGCGACCACCAGGGTCGTTTTTCGGTGGCTTTGGAACGGGGCAACTTGGCCTTGGACCAAGGCCGGCTCGACGAAACCGAGGCCGCCTACCAGGAGGCCCAGGCCATCGCTTCGGCCAAACGCGACGAGAATTCCTTGGCTCGGGTCTACCAAAACCTGGGCGTTCTCCAGAGCCGCCGCGGCGACTACCCGTCGGCGCTGGACTATTTGGCGCGGGCCCAGGAGATCTTCGTCTTCTTCGGCAGCGGCTTCGAAAGGGCGATGAACTTCCTGCAGCTGGCCTTGGCCCACGGCGCGGTCGGAAATTTCGCCGAAGCCGAGAGCTTCTGGCGCTCGGCCCAGAGCCAGGGTGAGAGCTCGCCGGAATATGAACGGCGAAGAAAGCAGATTTCCGCTTGGTTATCGCGGTTGAAGCCCGAAAGCTGGATCGCGGAGGCAGTCGAAGCCAAAGCCGAAGTCCCCGACTGGGATCTCGAGGGACGGCTCTTCGGTTTGCTCGATGGCGAGGGAAACGGTGAAACCGATGAAATCCGCCGGCTCCTCCTCCAAATTCAAGCAAGGCTGCCCGACCCGCTCAAGATCCGATTCGAGGAACGAGCCGATTATCGGCATTACGTCCTCCAAGAAAATTCAACCCCATCCTCAAAGGAGAGCCCTCCCATGGACCTTTTGCAAAAGCTGGCGGCCATCACCGCCGAACTGCTCCGCTCCAACCGGCTCGACGACGTCCTCGTCAAGCTCATGGACACGGCGATGGAGCTATCCAAGGCCGAGCGCGGCTTCTTGGTGGTGCGCAGCGAAAACAAAGAGGGCCCGCTGCCGGGCTATGAGATCAAAGTGGCTCGCAATCTTGCCCGGGAGCTGATCGAGAAAGAAGATTCCTCGCTCAGCCTTTCGGCGGTCCGCGAGGCCGTTCAAAGCGGCTCGCCGGTCCTCACCGACAACGCGCTCCAGGACGAGCGCTTCGAGACCGCCGAAAGCGTCCACGCCCTGGAATTGAAGTCGATCCTGGTGCTGCCGCTCAAGGCGACCCAAGGCGTGATCGGAGCACTTTACCTCGACCACCGCTATCAAACCAATCTCTTCAAGCCCGGCGACCTGGTCGCCCTCCAGGCCTTCGCCGACCAAGCGGCCCTGGCCTTGCAAAAAGCCCAAATGATCGAGGAGCTGAAACGGGCCAACGACCGGCTGGCCCAGACCGTCGACGACCAAGCCACCGAGCTCAGCGTCCTCAAGCGCGAGGTCGAGGATCAGCGCCAGAAGCTGACCTTCGAATACAAGGACATCGTCGGCACCTCCCCGGCCATGCTCGAGGTCCTCTCCTTGGTCGACCGCATCACCGAGACCGCGGTGCCGGTCTGGATCTACGGCGAATCGGGCACCGGCAAGGAGATGATCGCCCGGGCCCTCCATTTCAACAGCTCCCGGGCCAAGAAGCCTTTCGTCAGCGAGAACTGCTCGGCCCTGCCCGAGACCCTCCTCGAATCGGAGCTCTTCGGCCACAAGCGCGGCGCCTTCACCCACGCCGACCGCGACAAGAAGGGCCTCCTCGAGTATGCCAACGGCGGCACGATCTTCTTGGACGAGATCGCCGACATGAGCCCGACCATGCAGGCCAAGCTGCTGCGCTTTCTGCAAGAGGGCGAGATCCGGCCGCTCGGCTCCAACGAAACCATCAAAGTGAAGGTCCGGGTCGTCTCGGCCAGCAACAAGGATTTGCTGGCCATGATCGGCGAGGGAAAATTCCGCGAGGACCTCTACTACCGGCTCAACGGCGTGACGGTGAGCCTTCCGCCGCTGCGCGAGCGGCTCGAGGACATCCCGATCCTGGCCCGCCACTTCCTCAAAAAATTCGCCAAGGACGAGGATCAAACTCCGCTCGAGATCACGCCCGAGGCGCTGGAGATGATGATGGCCCATTCCTGGCCGGGCAACGTCCGGGAATTGGAAAACACCCTGCGCACCGCCGCCCTCTTTCATCAAAAGCACAAGCTGACGCCCAAATCCTTCAACTTTAAAAAGGTCTTTTTCGAAGGCAAGCCCGAGGCTCCGGCGGGCGCGCCGAGCGGCGCGGCGCGCAAGACCGCGCCGGCGGCCGCTTCGAACCTCTCCGACGAGAAGCGAATCCTGCTCAAGGCGCTCTACGATCAAGGCTATCACAAGGGGCTGGCGGCCGAGGCGCTGGGAATCTCCCGGCGCTACCTCTACACCCAGATGATGCGGCACGGCGTCCCGATCAACCGGATCGAGATGAAGTCCTACGTGGAATCTCAGTTGGGGCTCAAGTGATAGGCCGGGATCGGATGGATCCGAATCGTGTTGCCGTGAGGCAATAGGCGAACGATCCGGAGCTTAAGCTTTTTGCTGAGCTCCAGCCACTGCTCGTCCGAAAGCGGCTTGGCGGCATCGAGCGCCAGCTCGCCGCCCTTGCTCCAATCGGCCGAGCTCACCCTCACGAAGAAGAAGAGATCTTGGGGCTCTCCGGCCAGCGCCGTCAGGTCGACCTTGCTCTCGGTCGAAACCGGAAAATCACGGTAGCTCGGGCTCTGACATTCGACGATGCCGGGCTTATCGGACCGCGGCAGGTTGAGCACCAGCCAAAGCAGCTTATCCTGGGCCCAAGGCTTGCTCTGGTCCTCGGGCGGAATGAGCGGCTCGATCTCGGCGTCGGGGAAGTTTCCGCAGCCAATCGCCCGAACCCAGACCTCCTGGTTCAGAGCCTGAATGGCCGAGACTTCCAAATCTTGGACGGCCACCATCTGCAAAGTCTTGGAGGTGGGAATCTTTCGAATCGAAGCTTTGCCGAAAGCCTGGCTCGGCCCGAGCTTCGGCCGCTCGATCAAGATTTCGTGGATCGTCTCGGTTTCGCCGTCGAAGTCCAAGGCATGATCGCGCACGAACTTGGTGGCGATGTCGCTGGACGAGGATTGAGAGCCGAGCACGCCATCGCTGCCGGTGGCCGCGGCCACTTCGACTCCTTGGGGAAGGCCCTCGCCGCCGACCGAGCCGGGCAAGCCGGAGCCGCCGCTGCCGCTAAAACCGCCGGCGCAGGCGCTCAACAGGAAAAATAAGCCGAAAACTTTCTTCATGGGAGCTGATGCAGAGATTGAGCCGGCGCATGGGGCGGCATCTGAATCAACACCGGCTCATCGTCCGATTCTTCCTCTTCATCACCCGTCGGAATCTGGATGGGCTTGAGCTCCACCGGCGGCTTGGCCAGGGCATGGACCAGTCGGACCTGGAAGAACGGCGCCGAGCTGTCTTTCTTACATGAGGCTAAGTCGTTCAATTCCTGGATCGAGCCGAAAGCGGTCCAGCTCGACACCGGCTCCGCCGGCTGCTTGGAAACCAGGAAGAAGTAGAGATGATCCTCGAGCATCTCCTGCCCGCTCAAATCGGCTTCACCGGAAGCCGTGAGGGCGAAATCGCGGTAACGGGCCGCCGGCAGCAGCGCGGGATCCCAGTTGTCGTTGTTCAAAGCCATGACCCAAGAGAAGACCTGGCCGCGATGCTGGGCGACGGTGCCGACCTCGCCGGGCGCCTCGCCCAAATCGATCATGCGGAGCACCCGGCCTTCGCAATCGGTGCAAGGCAGGACCTCCTCGGTCGTCTTTTGGTATTTACCGACCTTGGCCTTCGGGAAATAGGCGGGTTCGGTCTCACGGATCAGCCAAGCCGGCGGGTCCTTGCCTTCGGTGGCGAAGCGCAGAGCTAAATCGGTCCCGCAACCACCGGCCAATTCTTGGTAACCGGACTGGCTGGACAGGGTTCCGTCGGCGGCGTTTCCGGTTTCGCCGACCCCGCCCAAGGGACCGCCGATTCCCGTCCCGGGGCTCGAGCTATCCAGGGCTCCGGTGCAAGCCAGCAGGCTAAGACCCAGGCAAAACTTTAGGAAACCCCTTAAGAAAACACTAATAGTAATTGATTTTATTGATTTTTTTAAAGAAACCCCGATCACGAGATCGCCCCTTTTTCACCCGAGCCCTCGATCACCCTTATTATCAGCAATTTCCCCCGAAGAATTGCGAAATTTCTTGGCTTAAACCATTCCGGCCGACCCTCCCGAAATCGGCGATTTTTTGAGGCTTTCCTTGCCGATCCACTCTTCCACGGCCTGGAGCCGAGCCCGGAGGCTGGGCAACTCCAACATGGCCTGGCTGGCGTAAGGATCTTCGACCAAATGAGTGGCAAGAAGATGGCAAAAGACCTCGGGGTCCTCGATGCGGTGGATGGCCGAATGATAGTCGGCCGGCAGCTCGCGGTAGAGCGGCAGGAGCGGCAGGAAATTTTCACGCAGCCGGTGCATCGAAGGCCCCAGCTTCTCCTTGCTCTGCCAGTCCTCATCGGGCACCAACTCGACCTCGGCGCTGCGATAGAGCGCGGTCCCCGGGAGCTCTTGCTTGAGCCGGACCCGCCCCATGCCCTGCAAGGTGATTTGAAAGCGCCCCTCTTCCAAACGTTCCGATTGGGTGACCATCCCAAAGCCGAAAATCGGGAAAATTTCGGGTGAACCCTCATAATCCCCTTCGTAACCCGGCTTCAGCAAGGGGATGCCGATCATGCCATGCCCCTTCAAGCTGTCCTCGACCAAGGCCCGGTAGCGGGGCTCAAAGACATGCAGCGGCAGGATCATTTTGGGGAAGAAGACCGTGCGGG
The DNA window shown above is from bacterium and carries:
- a CDS encoding LON peptidase substrate-binding domain-containing protein codes for the protein MEMLEALKRLPLFPLPRTVFFPKMILPLHVFEPRYRALVEDSLKGHGMIGIPLLKPGYEGDYEGSPEIFPIFGFGMVTQSERLEEGRFQITLQGMGRVRLKQELPGTALYRSAEVELVPDEDWQSKEKLGPSMHRLRENFLPLLPLYRELPADYHSAIHRIEDPEVFCHLLATHLVEDPYASQAMLELPSLRARLQAVEEWIGKESLKKSPISGGSAGMV